The following are from one region of the Heliangelus exortis chromosome 2, bHelExo1.hap1, whole genome shotgun sequence genome:
- the NTAQ1 gene encoding protein N-terminal glutamine amidohydrolase isoform X2, with protein sequence MALPAAAYDPAVPPRPACAYTGCYCEENVWKLCDYIRSQGQYPLEEFYAVFISNDRRMIPLWKQKSGHGDQPVVWDYHVILLHVSSGEQNFIYDLDTVLPFPCPFDMYSVEAFRSDDSLHPEFHRKIRMIRADLYLKTFASDRSHMKDANGKWQKPPPSYPCIETAEQLLSLNIELWKKKFHTI encoded by the exons ATGGCGCTGCCGGCGGCCGCCTACGATCCCGCCGtgccgccccgccccgcctgCGCATACACCGGCTGCTACTG TGAAGAAAACGTTTGGAAACTTTGTGACTACATCAGGAGCCAGGGGCAGTACCCTTTGGAGGAGTTCTACGCCGTGTTCATATCCAATGACAGGAGGATG ATTCCACTCTGGAAGCAGAAATCAGGACATGGAGATCAGCCTGTTGTCTGG gacTATCATGTTATTCTGCTTCACGTTTCCAGTGGGGAGCAGAACTTCATTTATGATCTTGACACAGTGCTGCCATTTCCATGTCCTTTTGACATGTACAGTGTGGAGGCCTTTAGGTCAGATGACAGCCTTCACCCAGAGTTTCACAG GAAAATCAGAATGATTCGAGCAGATTTGTACTTGAAGACCTTTGCTTCAGACAGATCTCATATGAAAGATGCAAATGGAAAATGGCAGAAACCTCCTCCTTCATACCCTTGCATTGAAACTGCAG AGCAACTGTTAAGCCTGAATATAGAactttggaaaaagaaattccatACTATCTAA